A stretch of the Glutamicibacter sp. JL.03c genome encodes the following:
- the pabB gene encoding aminodeoxychorismate synthase component I → METARPTFIAIDGRSGSGKSTFATDLAQHLAATATVAVLRLEDLYHGWHGLNRACELYAQLLPALADAEPVTYPTWNWDADAVGAPRVFTPAQFVIIEGVGALNDQAREFIDFGIWLEAPESFRRDRALARDGETYTPFWSTWADQELQYLASNSPQQNATLVMETAQTPDLLSTLQAASRFLPASIQSLGFLAPGASLVPLARQSYQAPADVAALFDALTVRFPYAALLESTSQHLQDPLGRNRYSLMAFSTADQPPLLTADANETRVQLPGARVNLGHSFFDSLAGLWPPRNPMDTQYPLPSWVGYLGYELKREVGAASLSAEIAPGRHRPDAQFFAPDTIVVIDHELSRMHLHSINKPEAQTTILLGNPPQHRASVHLPVPDFHCADTATGYQEKIRRAQHEIYEGNTYEVCLTTELTAHAEEFDPYEAYCRMRRSSPAPFAHYLRLVDLQVASISPERFLALSRDGHLRAEPIKGTRPRGIDEETDLALKHDLATHPKDRAENIMIVDLLRNDLSHHAVPGSVRVTRLCSVESYATVHQMVSTIDATLQAPQHAADALREAFPPGSMTGAPKLWTMNILDELEDQRARGLYSGAVGYLGADGAADFSVVIRTLVCDKLPDGSWRLSLGLGGAITADSLPEDEWDEVITKSRGVLQALGTRFPATTAR, encoded by the coding sequence GTGGAAACCGCTAGACCAACTTTCATTGCCATTGACGGACGCTCCGGTTCAGGCAAAAGCACCTTCGCAACAGATCTAGCGCAACATCTTGCAGCCACAGCAACTGTGGCTGTTCTGCGCCTGGAAGATCTCTACCACGGTTGGCACGGGCTGAACCGTGCCTGCGAACTTTACGCCCAGTTGCTGCCCGCACTGGCCGATGCGGAACCCGTCACCTACCCCACCTGGAATTGGGACGCTGATGCCGTGGGCGCGCCACGGGTCTTCACCCCTGCGCAGTTTGTGATCATCGAAGGCGTGGGCGCGCTCAATGACCAGGCCAGAGAATTCATTGATTTCGGCATCTGGCTTGAAGCGCCCGAATCCTTTCGCCGCGATCGCGCCCTGGCCCGAGACGGTGAAACCTACACGCCGTTCTGGAGCACCTGGGCGGATCAAGAGCTGCAATATCTGGCCAGCAATTCACCCCAGCAGAACGCCACGCTGGTCATGGAGACCGCCCAAACACCTGACCTGCTCTCCACGCTTCAGGCAGCTTCCCGCTTCCTGCCAGCGAGCATCCAGTCGCTGGGATTCCTTGCTCCTGGCGCCAGCCTCGTTCCGCTGGCGCGCCAGAGCTACCAGGCACCGGCGGATGTCGCCGCGCTGTTCGACGCGCTCACCGTTCGGTTCCCCTACGCGGCCCTGCTCGAATCCACCAGCCAGCATCTCCAGGATCCGCTAGGACGCAACCGGTATTCCCTGATGGCCTTCTCCACCGCTGACCAGCCACCGCTGCTGACCGCCGATGCCAACGAAACGCGCGTGCAGCTGCCCGGAGCACGAGTGAACCTGGGCCACAGTTTTTTTGATTCGCTTGCCGGGCTCTGGCCCCCGAGGAATCCAATGGATACGCAATACCCGCTGCCATCCTGGGTTGGCTACCTGGGGTACGAGCTGAAACGTGAAGTCGGCGCGGCAAGCCTCAGTGCAGAAATCGCGCCCGGACGGCACCGCCCCGACGCGCAGTTCTTCGCCCCCGATACCATCGTGGTCATCGACCATGAGCTCTCGCGGATGCACCTGCACAGCATCAACAAGCCAGAGGCGCAGACAACCATCCTGCTCGGCAACCCGCCCCAGCATCGTGCCAGCGTGCACTTGCCCGTTCCCGACTTCCACTGCGCCGATACCGCCACCGGATACCAGGAGAAGATCCGCCGCGCCCAACACGAAATCTACGAGGGCAACACCTACGAGGTCTGCCTGACCACCGAATTGACGGCCCATGCCGAAGAATTCGACCCCTACGAAGCGTACTGCCGCATGCGGCGATCCAGTCCAGCACCCTTCGCCCACTATCTGCGGCTTGTCGATCTCCAGGTCGCCAGCATCTCCCCTGAACGATTCCTTGCATTGTCCAGGGATGGGCACCTGCGCGCCGAGCCGATCAAGGGCACCCGCCCGCGGGGAATCGATGAGGAAACGGATCTGGCCCTCAAACACGATTTGGCTACGCATCCCAAAGACCGGGCCGAGAACATTATGATCGTCGACCTGTTGCGCAATGATCTCTCCCATCACGCGGTGCCAGGATCGGTGCGCGTGACCCGGCTCTGCTCCGTGGAATCCTACGCCACTGTGCACCAGATGGTCTCCACCATCGACGCGACCTTGCAGGCCCCTCAGCATGCTGCCGATGCCTTGCGGGAAGCATTCCCGCCGGGCTCGATGACCGGTGCGCCCAAGCTGTGGACCATGAACATCCTGGACGAATTGGAGGACCAGCGGGCACGTGGCTTGTACTCGGGAGCGGTGGGCTATCTCGGGGCCGATGGCGCCGCGGATTTTTCCGTGGTCATTCGCACCCTGGTGTGCGACAAGCTGCCGGATGGGTCGTGGCGCCTGTCGCTGGGCCTGGGCGGAGCGATCACCGCGGACTCCTTGCCCGAAGATGAATGGGATGAGGTCATCACCAAATCGCGCGGAGTGCTCCAGGCGCTGGGAACCAGATTCCCTGCCACTACTGCAAGGTAG
- a CDS encoding DEAD/DEAH box helicase, whose amino-acid sequence MSVTFGALGVPGNLANVLSESGIETPFPIQEATLPSTLAGGDVLGRGQTGSGKTLAFSLPLVARLAQRPQRRKARFPRALIMAPTRELATQIAKTVDPLAKASSLRTTVIYGGVAQSRQEKAMNDGVDIVIACPGRLDDLIKQKIVDLSQLEISVLDEADHMADMGFLPVVRRIMDRMPTGIQHMLFSATLDNGVDKVVKRYLSNPTVHSVDAPEAAVNTMEHHVFVVPSDDKKELIRVLAQGTARRIMFMRTKHHAKKMAVTLSKAGVPAVDLHGNLSQNARDRNLAAFASGEAKVLVATDVAARGVHVDGVELVVHIDPPAEHKAYTHRSGRTARAGSDGTVVTICTPDQQGDVASLLKQAGLKVPFEKVTLDSPVVAAVVGEVAEHVPYVAPVQQKRNPAKKKPAGESSNARGGRNGGRHARGGKPAAEGQARGGERRSSDRASAPNRSERPAREARNSNGERPSRSTRGANSERPSNSSRSARSGGRNTGSAAGSRSRGPRRASSPSTSGR is encoded by the coding sequence ATGTCCGTAACTTTTGGCGCCCTCGGCGTGCCTGGAAACCTCGCGAACGTCCTTTCCGAGAGCGGAATCGAAACCCCCTTCCCGATCCAGGAAGCCACCTTGCCATCAACCTTGGCTGGTGGCGATGTCCTCGGACGCGGACAGACCGGTTCCGGCAAGACCCTGGCATTCTCGCTGCCACTGGTTGCTCGTTTGGCTCAGCGTCCCCAGCGTCGCAAGGCGCGTTTCCCTCGCGCGCTGATCATGGCGCCAACCCGCGAATTGGCCACCCAGATCGCCAAGACCGTTGACCCATTGGCCAAGGCCAGCAGCCTGCGCACCACGGTCATCTACGGCGGCGTCGCTCAGAGCCGCCAGGAAAAGGCCATGAACGACGGCGTTGACATCGTCATCGCCTGCCCTGGCCGCCTTGACGACCTCATCAAGCAGAAAATCGTTGATCTGTCCCAGCTGGAGATCTCCGTGCTGGACGAAGCGGACCACATGGCCGACATGGGCTTCCTGCCAGTCGTTCGCCGCATCATGGACCGCATGCCAACCGGCATCCAGCACATGCTGTTCTCCGCGACCTTGGATAACGGTGTCGACAAGGTGGTCAAGCGCTACCTGAGCAACCCGACCGTCCACTCGGTGGATGCACCGGAAGCGGCAGTGAATACCATGGAACACCATGTCTTCGTGGTTCCCAGCGATGACAAGAAAGAGCTCATTCGAGTCCTGGCCCAGGGCACTGCCCGCCGCATCATGTTCATGCGCACCAAGCATCACGCGAAGAAGATGGCCGTCACCCTGTCCAAGGCCGGCGTTCCAGCAGTAGACCTGCACGGCAACCTCTCGCAAAATGCCCGTGACCGCAACCTCGCGGCTTTTGCCTCAGGCGAAGCGAAGGTCCTTGTCGCGACCGACGTTGCCGCTCGTGGCGTGCACGTTGATGGCGTGGAACTGGTCGTCCACATTGATCCACCAGCAGAGCACAAGGCCTACACCCACCGCTCGGGTCGTACCGCCCGCGCGGGCTCGGATGGCACCGTCGTGACCATCTGCACCCCCGACCAGCAGGGCGACGTCGCCTCGCTGCTGAAACAGGCAGGCCTCAAGGTTCCTTTTGAAAAGGTCACCCTCGACTCGCCTGTGGTTGCCGCGGTTGTTGGCGAAGTTGCCGAGCACGTTCCTTACGTTGCTCCGGTGCAGCAGAAGCGCAACCCGGCCAAGAAGAAGCCTGCTGGCGAATCTTCCAACGCACGCGGTGGCCGCAACGGAGGACGCCATGCACGCGGCGGCAAGCCTGCAGCCGAAGGCCAGGCTCGTGGCGGTGAACGCCGCAGTTCGGATCGCGCTAGCGCTCCAAACCGGTCGGAACGTCCAGCTCGCGAAGCGCGCAACTCCAACGGGGAGCGCCCAAGCCGCTCGACTCGTGGCGCGAATAGCGAGCGCCCGTCGAACTCGTCGCGCTCGGCCCGTTCGGGTGGACGCAACACAGGTTCGGCTGCGGGCTCCCGCTCTCGTGGCCCGCGTCGTGCATCTAGCCCGTCAACTAGCGGTCGCTAA
- a CDS encoding MMPL family transporter, protein MPRQKHLKSEMAAANGRKSVWLRASIYAVLLLLWLGVAGVGGPTFGKLSDVQTNDQTSFLPATAEATKALEWQNKFQTSEAIPAVVVLTGAAELDGAAVKDLAEAVADFSYLDGKVIGPFLSEDRQAAELLVPISGEVEAKEGVEELRSLLDAQKPANSTAYVTGPAGFSADLSEAFGGIDGVLLGVALVAVLVILLAVYRSLILPITVLMTSMVALCGAILCVYFMASEGWIRLDGQAQGILSILVIGAATDYSLLFVARHKEALIAGADKWQAVSAAFKSSLEPIVASGGTVTVGLLCLLFSDLNSNKALGPIGASGIIFSIIAALSFLPAALGLLGKAAYWPFVPKAQAQQQAQSALGLWGRIAKFVALHPRPIWIITIVLLSAGALGVTQLKAHGVPQSELVVGGSEARDGQLALGEHFPGGTGSPATVIVDEADAQLALEKVLNVEGVDSAYLQAEDGGPAIIERGVQPYGVQGRNLISVTLSDAADSDEAKDSIIQLREAVHQVNPEALVGGTTATQLDTNSTAQADLYKIIPTTLAAIFVILMLLLRSVLAPLLLMLSTVLSYGTAMGVSALVFNNVFNYVGADPSVPLFGFVFLVALGVDYNIFLMTRVREESLKVGTREGMRRGLQVTGGVITSAGVVLAATFAALGVVPIMFLGQLGFIVAFGVLLDTFIVRSLLVPALVEEIGSKVWWPSKLAHEKRD, encoded by the coding sequence GTGCCACGACAGAAACACCTCAAGAGCGAAATGGCTGCTGCCAATGGGCGAAAGAGCGTCTGGCTCAGGGCGTCCATCTATGCTGTATTGCTTCTGCTGTGGCTCGGTGTTGCCGGTGTCGGCGGGCCGACGTTCGGCAAGCTTTCCGATGTCCAGACCAATGACCAGACGTCCTTTCTTCCCGCCACGGCCGAAGCCACCAAGGCACTTGAGTGGCAGAACAAGTTCCAGACCTCCGAAGCCATACCTGCAGTTGTCGTGCTGACCGGAGCGGCGGAACTCGACGGCGCAGCCGTCAAGGACCTTGCCGAAGCTGTGGCTGATTTCAGCTACCTCGATGGCAAGGTGATTGGCCCCTTCCTTTCCGAGGACCGCCAGGCCGCTGAGCTGCTGGTGCCGATTTCGGGGGAGGTTGAAGCCAAGGAAGGCGTCGAGGAACTGCGATCATTGCTTGATGCGCAGAAACCCGCGAACAGCACGGCATATGTCACGGGACCCGCTGGATTCAGTGCCGACCTGAGCGAAGCATTTGGCGGAATTGATGGGGTGTTGCTCGGGGTGGCCCTGGTTGCGGTGCTGGTGATCCTGCTTGCGGTTTACCGCTCGCTGATCCTTCCTATCACGGTGCTGATGACCTCAATGGTGGCCCTGTGCGGGGCGATCCTCTGTGTGTATTTCATGGCTTCCGAAGGGTGGATACGCCTGGACGGCCAGGCGCAAGGCATCCTGTCCATTCTCGTCATTGGCGCGGCAACGGACTACTCATTGCTCTTTGTGGCCCGGCATAAGGAGGCATTGATAGCTGGTGCGGACAAATGGCAGGCGGTTTCCGCGGCCTTCAAGAGTTCGCTTGAGCCCATCGTCGCATCAGGTGGCACCGTCACGGTGGGCCTGCTTTGCCTGCTTTTCTCGGACCTGAATTCAAACAAGGCGCTGGGGCCAATCGGTGCATCGGGCATTATCTTCTCGATTATCGCCGCCTTGAGCTTCCTGCCGGCGGCATTGGGACTGCTGGGCAAGGCGGCCTACTGGCCGTTCGTCCCCAAGGCACAGGCCCAGCAGCAGGCACAGAGCGCACTCGGACTATGGGGCAGGATCGCCAAGTTCGTCGCCCTCCACCCAAGGCCGATCTGGATCATCACCATTGTGCTGCTATCCGCCGGAGCACTCGGCGTGACTCAGCTCAAGGCCCACGGCGTACCGCAAAGCGAGTTGGTGGTGGGCGGATCCGAAGCACGTGACGGGCAACTAGCCCTGGGGGAGCACTTCCCGGGTGGCACTGGTTCTCCGGCAACGGTCATCGTGGATGAAGCAGATGCCCAGCTCGCCTTGGAAAAAGTTCTCAACGTCGAGGGGGTCGACTCAGCCTACCTGCAAGCTGAGGACGGTGGCCCTGCAATCATTGAACGCGGTGTGCAGCCCTATGGAGTGCAGGGACGGAATCTCATTTCCGTCACCCTCTCCGACGCTGCAGATTCAGACGAAGCCAAGGACAGCATCATCCAATTGCGCGAAGCGGTGCACCAGGTCAACCCGGAGGCGCTGGTTGGCGGCACCACCGCCACGCAGCTTGATACCAACTCAACGGCTCAGGCCGACCTGTATAAGATCATCCCCACGACCTTGGCTGCGATCTTTGTGATCCTGATGCTGCTGCTGCGCTCCGTGCTCGCACCGTTGCTGTTGATGCTGAGCACGGTGTTGTCCTATGGAACGGCGATGGGCGTCAGTGCATTGGTCTTCAACAATGTATTCAACTATGTTGGCGCTGATCCTTCCGTGCCACTATTCGGTTTCGTGTTCCTGGTAGCGCTCGGTGTGGACTACAACATTTTCCTCATGACCAGGGTGCGCGAGGAATCATTGAAAGTTGGAACCCGCGAAGGCATGCGCCGCGGGCTGCAAGTCACTGGCGGCGTGATCACCTCTGCTGGTGTTGTTCTCGCGGCGACCTTCGCTGCCCTCGGGGTGGTTCCCATCATGTTCCTGGGGCAATTGGGCTTCATCGTGGCCTTCGGTGTGCTTCTGGATACATTTATCGTCCGCAGCCTGCTGGTGCCCGCTCTGGTCGAGGAAATTGGGTCAAAGGTCTGGTGGCCCTCCAAATTGGCGCATGAGAAGCGCGATTGA
- the cls gene encoding cardiolipin synthase encodes MIGIVPGNRRPTTAMAWLLAIFFIPVVGLLAYWLFANPRLSRRRLEKQQRAHERIMDATEHMQMPEEFHSQEEWVESAVELNRNLGAMPLEGGNSVKVISDYRSSMESMREEIDKATRYVHIQFYIMGDDEEYVGPVLEALERAAQRGVHVRLLFDHLGTLRVKGYGELKKRLKKSGINWRPMLPIDLIGRRWRRPDLRNHRKILVIDGEVGFTGSQNLIEPGYKRKSSHKIGREWVEMMLRVEGPLVRSLDVTFATDWWQEDDDQEVLLDMNEARHPLAYEERPGSTLAQLLPSGPGYGTENNLRLFNTLIYSASERLEITSPYFVPDDSLLYAITTAAQRGVEVELFVCEEGDQFLVHHAQQSYYQQLLEAGVRIHCYPAPMVLHTKCFTVDDDVAVVGSSNMDMRSFSLNMEISVMLLGKDMVNAVNEVQNHYREISSEITLSQWRRRPRMQRWIDNVARLTATLQ; translated from the coding sequence ATGATCGGCATCGTGCCCGGCAACCGCCGTCCCACCACGGCGATGGCCTGGCTGCTGGCGATTTTCTTCATTCCGGTGGTCGGCTTGCTGGCCTATTGGCTTTTTGCCAACCCGCGCCTGTCCCGCCGCCGGCTGGAAAAGCAGCAGCGGGCCCATGAGCGGATCATGGACGCCACCGAGCACATGCAGATGCCCGAAGAATTCCACTCGCAGGAAGAATGGGTTGAATCCGCGGTGGAGCTGAACCGCAACCTGGGCGCCATGCCGCTGGAAGGCGGCAACAGCGTCAAGGTCATTTCTGACTACCGCTCTTCGATGGAATCGATGCGGGAAGAAATCGACAAGGCCACCCGGTACGTCCACATCCAGTTCTACATCATGGGTGATGACGAGGAATATGTGGGACCGGTCCTCGAAGCCCTGGAACGCGCCGCGCAGCGCGGGGTCCATGTGCGCTTGCTCTTCGATCACCTCGGCACCTTGCGGGTCAAGGGCTATGGAGAGTTGAAGAAACGCCTGAAGAAGTCGGGCATCAACTGGCGCCCCATGCTTCCCATCGACTTGATTGGCCGCCGCTGGCGCCGCCCGGATCTGCGCAACCACCGAAAGATCCTGGTCATCGATGGCGAAGTCGGATTCACCGGCAGCCAGAACCTGATCGAGCCGGGCTACAAGCGCAAGTCCTCGCACAAGATCGGGCGCGAGTGGGTCGAAATGATGCTGCGTGTCGAGGGCCCTCTGGTACGAAGCCTGGATGTCACCTTTGCGACCGACTGGTGGCAAGAGGATGACGACCAGGAGGTGCTGTTGGATATGAACGAGGCACGACACCCGCTGGCCTATGAAGAGCGCCCGGGGTCAACCCTGGCCCAGCTGCTTCCCAGCGGTCCTGGCTACGGCACGGAAAACAACCTGCGCCTGTTCAATACGTTGATCTACTCGGCGTCCGAACGCCTGGAAATCACCAGCCCCTACTTTGTTCCCGACGATTCGCTGCTCTATGCGATCACCACGGCGGCGCAGCGTGGCGTGGAAGTCGAACTGTTCGTCTGCGAAGAAGGGGACCAGTTCCTGGTCCACCATGCGCAGCAGTCCTACTACCAGCAATTGCTGGAAGCCGGCGTGAGGATCCACTGCTACCCGGCCCCTATGGTGCTGCATACCAAGTGCTTCACCGTGGATGATGATGTCGCCGTGGTCGGTTCCTCGAATATGGATATGCGTTCATTCAGCTTGAACATGGAAATCTCGGTCATGCTCTTGGGCAAGGACATGGTCAATGCCGTGAATGAGGTGCAGAATCACTACCGGGAGATTTCCTCGGAAATCACCTTGTCGCAGTGGCGCCGCCGCCCGCGCATGCAGCGGTGGATCGACAACGTGGCACGATTGACCGCTACCTTGCAGTAG
- a CDS encoding LysE family transporter, whose translation MTLSLWFSLLSACIIISFTPGAGAINTMNNSMRQGWRTSIWGILGQQIALLIHVVIVAAGVGILVANSPTLFAIIRYAGAAYLVYLGIRMLLSKPEVASDGITTGQQLTRRAMLNRGILVNLLNPKAIVFFLAFTPQFINSDQPLLVQYALYIGTVIAVDILVMYFFFAGTARTFQRFTATYRGAKMLNILFGVLFILVALLLLLMH comes from the coding sequence GTGACACTTTCACTATGGTTTTCCCTGCTCAGCGCCTGCATCATCATCAGCTTCACCCCGGGCGCCGGCGCCATCAACACCATGAACAATTCGATGCGCCAAGGATGGCGAACATCGATCTGGGGCATCCTCGGACAGCAGATCGCCCTGCTCATCCACGTTGTGATCGTGGCAGCTGGCGTTGGAATACTCGTGGCCAACAGCCCGACGCTCTTCGCCATCATCCGCTACGCTGGCGCGGCCTACCTGGTGTATCTGGGCATCCGCATGCTGCTCTCCAAACCAGAAGTGGCTTCGGATGGAATCACCACAGGGCAGCAACTGACCCGCCGGGCGATGCTCAACCGGGGCATTCTGGTTAATCTTCTGAACCCCAAAGCCATCGTGTTCTTCCTGGCATTTACTCCCCAGTTCATCAACTCCGACCAGCCGCTCCTAGTCCAGTACGCGCTGTATATCGGTACGGTCATCGCCGTGGACATCCTGGTGATGTACTTCTTTTTTGCGGGCACCGCCAGGACCTTCCAGCGCTTCACCGCCACCTACCGTGGAGCAAAGATGCTGAACATCCTCTTCGGAGTCCTGTTCATTCTCGTAGCACTCCTCCTGCTGCTCATGCACTAA
- a CDS encoding low molecular weight protein-tyrosine-phosphatase — protein sequence MFRIMIVCTGNICRSPMAEYMLKDALVNADVNEVQVLSRAITDGEVGNPIDERAASILHSHGLDAAEHVAAQIDSEELADMDLVLAMDTDHFEELVPELADIDPSQRPQLRMFRSFDPQTASAPHERQGVYDPWYGDAGDFRETWKLISASLPALVDYVRSNIASRGNR from the coding sequence ATGTTCCGGATAATGATCGTGTGCACGGGAAATATCTGCCGTTCCCCCATGGCCGAGTACATGCTCAAAGACGCATTGGTTAATGCCGACGTCAACGAGGTACAGGTACTCTCACGCGCTATCACCGACGGCGAAGTCGGCAACCCGATTGACGAGCGCGCCGCCAGCATCCTGCATAGCCACGGCCTGGACGCTGCTGAGCACGTTGCTGCCCAAATCGATTCCGAGGAACTAGCCGACATGGACCTCGTGCTGGCCATGGACACCGATCACTTCGAAGAACTGGTCCCCGAGCTGGCCGACATCGATCCCTCGCAACGCCCGCAGCTGCGCATGTTCCGATCCTTTGATCCGCAAACAGCCAGCGCCCCGCACGAACGCCAAGGAGTCTACGACCCCTGGTACGGCGACGCCGGCGACTTCCGCGAGACCTGGAAACTCATCTCTGCTTCCCTGCCAGCCCTTGTAGATTACGTGCGGAGTAATATCGCTTCTCGTGGAAACCGCTAG
- a CDS encoding MarR family winged helix-turn-helix transcriptional regulator: MALSLILIHHPSLCTEARYTYNHTLSTSIIEVFPARRTPKRFRIAAMTASNYQHLVVLLQEFSQASDRYVESTGAQFGTHRTDMNALSIIVKYQQRGALPSPKDLSNELQLSSPATTAMLDRLARLGLIERLRSDQDRRVIRISPTEKARTKGRQMFMPLGLKMMEVIGNYNDNELQIITRFMTDAIAGVDSAREEAVMQSPANPRNPPAGHNIDQ, encoded by the coding sequence GTGGCACTATCGCTCATCCTCATTCATCATCCATCACTGTGCACCGAGGCTCGATACACCTACAACCATACCTTAAGTACTTCCATCATCGAAGTATTTCCTGCCCGCAGGACGCCAAAACGGTTTAGGATTGCGGCTATGACTGCAAGCAACTACCAGCATCTGGTGGTGCTCCTTCAGGAATTCAGCCAAGCAAGCGACCGCTATGTTGAATCCACGGGAGCGCAATTCGGCACCCATCGAACGGACATGAATGCCCTGTCCATCATCGTGAAGTACCAGCAACGTGGCGCACTGCCCTCTCCCAAGGACCTCAGCAACGAACTGCAACTGAGTTCCCCGGCCACGACCGCCATGCTGGACAGGCTCGCCCGGCTCGGCCTGATTGAGCGACTTCGCTCCGACCAAGACCGACGAGTCATTCGCATCTCACCGACAGAGAAAGCCCGGACCAAAGGTCGTCAGATGTTCATGCCCCTCGGTCTGAAAATGATGGAAGTCATCGGCAACTACAACGACAACGAATTGCAGATCATCACCCGCTTCATGACAGATGCCATCGCGGGAGTGGACAGCGCTCGGGAAGAAGCCGTCATGCAGAGTCCCGCGAATCCTCGTAACCCACCAGCAGGCCATAACATTGACCAGTGA
- a CDS encoding aminodeoxychorismate lyase, protein MSSLVFLDPAYPAGYLADIAAPQLPVTAQGVTRGDGVFESMLYTNQAVRKFEAHLARLATSAELADLNIPDARSWYAAVDTAVADFDATGGAEEAVVKLIAARGEHDEDPAICWVTVTPAPALGKEQRETGVDVLLLDRGYDSKLAERAPWLMMGAKTLSYSVNMAALRYARKHGAHDVIFTSADGIILEAPTSTVLVAQRDGETKRLLTPMLETGILPGTTQSAIFDAAAQNGWELGYGPLRPEDLYQADGVWLVSSIRLLTPVRTIDAKPLRLDAELHDELSALSDAIR, encoded by the coding sequence ATGAGCTCACTAGTATTCTTGGATCCGGCCTATCCGGCAGGCTACTTGGCCGACATTGCAGCACCCCAGCTTCCCGTCACCGCACAGGGAGTGACCCGCGGCGACGGGGTCTTCGAATCGATGCTCTACACCAACCAGGCCGTGAGGAAATTCGAGGCCCACCTGGCCCGCTTGGCCACCTCGGCAGAGCTGGCCGACCTGAACATCCCCGACGCGCGCAGCTGGTATGCCGCCGTGGATACCGCCGTCGCCGATTTCGATGCCACCGGCGGTGCCGAAGAAGCCGTGGTCAAGCTCATCGCAGCCCGCGGTGAACACGATGAGGATCCAGCGATCTGCTGGGTGACCGTCACCCCCGCCCCCGCATTGGGCAAGGAACAGCGCGAGACCGGAGTCGACGTCTTATTGCTGGACCGCGGCTACGACTCGAAACTGGCAGAACGCGCCCCGTGGCTGATGATGGGTGCGAAGACGCTCTCCTACTCGGTGAACATGGCCGCCCTGCGCTACGCCCGCAAGCACGGCGCCCACGACGTCATCTTCACCTCGGCCGACGGCATCATCCTGGAAGCACCGACCTCCACGGTGCTGGTAGCCCAGCGTGATGGCGAGACCAAGCGCCTGCTGACCCCGATGCTGGAAACCGGCATCCTTCCAGGCACCACGCAGAGCGCCATCTTCGACGCGGCAGCCCAGAACGGCTGGGAACTGGGCTATGGCCCGCTGCGCCCCGAGGATCTCTACCAGGCCGACGGTGTCTGGCTGGTTTCCTCCATCCGGCTGCTCACCCCGGTGCGCACCATCGATGCCAAGCCGTTGCGACTGGACGCCGAGCTGCATGACGAGCTCAGCGCCCTCAGCGACGCAATCCGCTAG